CGTCCGTTGGGCCGGTTCACCTGCGGCACCCGTGGCCTGCCCGTCCCGTGCGGGCCGCGGTACTCAAATCCCCGGGTCCTGCCGTGCCCATTCCATGCAGCGAATAGGACGAACCATGGCAGCAGTTCAGCGCATCGTCATCGAGAACTGTTCGATCGCGACGGTGGACGCCCACGACACCGAGTACGGACACGGGTACGTGGTCGTCGCCGGCAACCGCATCGAGTCCCTCGGCGCGGGCCGCGCCCCCGAGGGCCTGGAGAACGTCGTACGCCGGATCGACGCGTCGGGCCACCTGGTGACCCCCGGCCTGGTCAACACCCACCACCACTTCTACCAGTGGATCACCCGGGGCCTGGCCACCGACCACAACCTCTTCGACTGGCTCGTCGCGCTGTACCCGACCTGGGCGCGCATCGACGAGCCGATGGTCCGCGCCGCCGCGCAGGGTTCCCTCGCGATGATGGCCCGCGGCGGGGTGACCACCGCGATGGACCACCACTACGTCTTCCCGCAGGGCTCCGGCGACCTCTCCGGCGCGATCATCGGCGCCGCCCGCGAGATGGGCGTCCGCTTCACGCTGGCCCGGGGCTCCATGGACCGCAGCGAGAAGGACGGCGGCCTGCCCCCGGACTTCGCCGTCGAGACCCTGGAAGGTGCCCTCGCCGCGACCGAGGCGACGGTACGGGAGCACCACGACGCCTCCTTCGACGCGATGACCCAGGTTGCCGTGGCCCCCTGCTCACCGTTCTCCGTCTCGACCGAACTGCTCAAGCAGGGCGCCGAGTTGGCGCGCCGGCTCGGGGTGCGGCTGCACACGCACGGCTCGGAGACGGTCGAGGAGGAGCAGTTCTGCAAGGAGCTGTTCGGCATGGGCCCGACCGACTACTTCGAGTCCACCGGCTGGCTCGGCGAGGACGTGTGGATGGCGCACTGCGTCCACATGAACGACTCCGACATCGCCGCCTTCGCCCGCACGAAGACCGGTGTCGCCCACTGCCCGTCCTCCAACGCCCGCCTCGCGGCCGGGATCGCCCGCGTCCCCGACATGCTCGCCGCCGGTGTCCCGGTCGGCCTCGGCGTCGACGGCACAGCGTCCAACGAGTCCGGCGAACTCCACACCGAACTGCGCAACGCCCTCCTCATCAACCGCCTCGGCGCCCACCGCGAAGCGGCCCTCAACGCCCGCCAGGCGCTGCGCCTGGGAACGTACGGCGGCGCCCAAGTCCTGGGCCGCGCACGCGAGATCGGCTCCCTGGAGCCGGGCAAGCTGGCCGACCTGGTGCTGTGGAACCTGGACACCCTGGCCCATGCCTCGATCGCCGACCCGGTGACCGCGCTGGTCTTCGGCGCGGCGGCCCCGGTCACCGCGTCGTTCGTGAACGGCCGTCAGATCGTCGACGCGGGCCGCCTGTTGCACGTCGACGAGGACACGATCGCCCGCTCCACGCGGGCCGAGGCCCAGCGCCTGGCGCGGATCGCCGCGCAGAGCTGATCAGTTGAAGAGCTCCGGTTGAGGGGGACGGCCCTCGACCGGTGGCCGTGGCCGGGGCGTGCGTGGATCACGCACGCCCCGGAACGGCCGTACCCACCCCTTTTGCTGGGTCCCGTCCCGGTCCCGCACGACCGCGCACCACCTCCATGAAACCCACGTCAGAGCCGACGTGTTAGCTGACCCGGAGGAACCGCCGTGACCACCCGACCCGAGGCCCGAGCCGCAGCCGAGCCCGTCGTCCATCCCGTCGACCAGAAACTCCCCGCGCTCAAGATGGCCACCACGGGCCTGCAGCACGTGGCCGCCATGTACGCGGGAGTCGTGGCCCCGCCGCTGATCGTCGGCGCGGCCATCGGCCTCTCCGGCACCGAACTCACCTTCCTCACCGGCGCCTGCCTCTTCACCGCGGGCCTCGCGACCTTCCTGCAGACCCTCGGCATCTGGAAGATCGGCGCCCGGCTGCCCTTCGTCAACGGCGTCACCTTCGCCGGAGTCGCCCCGATGACCGCGATCGTGGCCTCCACCAAGGACAAGTCGGACGCGCTGCCGATCATCTTCGGCGCGGTGATCGTCG
The nucleotide sequence above comes from Streptomyces sp. N50. Encoded proteins:
- a CDS encoding 8-oxoguanine deaminase, producing MAAVQRIVIENCSIATVDAHDTEYGHGYVVVAGNRIESLGAGRAPEGLENVVRRIDASGHLVTPGLVNTHHHFYQWITRGLATDHNLFDWLVALYPTWARIDEPMVRAAAQGSLAMMARGGVTTAMDHHYVFPQGSGDLSGAIIGAAREMGVRFTLARGSMDRSEKDGGLPPDFAVETLEGALAATEATVREHHDASFDAMTQVAVAPCSPFSVSTELLKQGAELARRLGVRLHTHGSETVEEEQFCKELFGMGPTDYFESTGWLGEDVWMAHCVHMNDSDIAAFARTKTGVAHCPSSNARLAAGIARVPDMLAAGVPVGLGVDGTASNESGELHTELRNALLINRLGAHREAALNARQALRLGTYGGAQVLGRAREIGSLEPGKLADLVLWNLDTLAHASIADPVTALVFGAAAPVTASFVNGRQIVDAGRLLHVDEDTIARSTRAEAQRLARIAAQS